CACTCTGATGGGCCCTGGTCCCAGTGATGTCTCTCCCAGCGTTCTGTCAGCCATGGCCTCACCGACTGTCGGACATCTTGATCCGTATTTCCTGCAAATCATGGATGAAGTTCAAGATATGCTCAGAACGCTCTTCCATACCACAAACGAACTCACGCTGGCCGTCAGTGGCACCGGCAGTGCCGGTATGGAAGCCTGCGTAGTCAACCTGCTCGAACCGGGAGACAAAATCGTCGTCTGCACGAACGGTGTGTTTGGCGGCCGGATGGCGGATGTTGCCAGCCGCATTGGTGCGGAAGTCGTTCAGATTGAGCGCCCCTTCGGCGAAGTCTTTTCCGTTGAAGAAGTGGGAGAAGTCGTCAAAAAAGAACAACCGAAAGTGGTCGGCATTGTGCATGCAGAAACATCTACGGGAGCCGTACAATCGCTGAAAGAAATTTCCGAAGTTGTCCACGAAGCGGATGCATTGCTGCTGGTTGACTGCGTGACCTCACTTGGAGGAATGCCTGTGAAAATTGATGAATGGAATATCGACGCCGCCTATAGTGGGACACAGAAGTGCCTGAGCTGTCCTCCCGGCCTGGCGCCTGTCACATTCAGTTCTCGCGCCACTGCCGCCATGGATGCCCGTAAGACCAAGGTTTCGAGCTGGTACCTGGATATGTCCATGGTCCGTGCTTACTGGGGTGGCTCACGGGCCTATCATCATACTGCACCGATTAACATGAACTTTGCACTGCATCAGGCACTGCGACTGGTACTCGACGAAGGTATGGAAAACCGATTCTCGCGTCATTATGCCAATCATTGTGCTCTGAAAGCAGGCCTGCAAGCGATGGGAATTCAGTTCGCGGTCGCCGATGACCATCAACTTCCAATGCTCAACGCCGTCAAGATTCCCGATGGAATCGATGATGCCACCATTCGCAGCCAGCTCTTGAACTGGTTTGGCATCGAAATCGGCGGCGGCCTCGGCCCGATGAAGGGCAAAACCTGGCGGATCGGCCTGATGGGAGAGAGCAGCCAGAGTTCGCATGTGCTGCTGTTCCTGGCGGCCCTGGATCAATGTCTGCTGCATGCGGGCTACCAGCTGACACCCGGCGCCGGCGTAGCTGCTGCAAATGATTTTTACCGCACAACAATTACAGACTAACCCCAGGCGGTCGCTAAGTTTCGTTTTTTTGATCGAATAAGACGGTTATATTTAATGAGTTCCGACGAGAATTCCGATTCCTAAGATACGATTCTCATATGACTTGCCGACCATCGCAGGTCGCGTTATATTGGGATCATCACGCAAGGGAAGTATCCTTTGCGTGCCGTCGAGAGAATTTTCGAACATTCTCACGAATTTTGTGTCGAATGAGTGGCAATCGCGAAAATCTTTGCCTATCATTTCCGACCACCTGTAAGGGGCCGTAGCTCAATTGGTTAGAGTACCGGACTGTCGATCCGGGGGTTGCGGGTTCAAGTCCCGTCGGCCTCGCTTATAGTGTTATCTGATTAAGGGACATCGAATTATTGATTCGGTGTCCCTTTCTTTTTTTTAAATCAGCCTGCTCCTGAACGACCCACTAAGACCAGGGAGAGCTAAAGATGCCTGAGTATCAACTATTGCTCCTGGGGATCGGAGCCTTACTTGGCTTCTTTTTTATCCTGATTGTTTCAGTCTGCATGTGGGAAAAACAGGCGATTCAGCCGTTTTATTTTCCAGATGACGGTGAAGAATATCCACTCGTCGATGCCGCCGCTGAGGCAAACCAGGAAGCTGCTAAGCTTGGCTTTGAATACGGCTGCCTTTGTCATTTTGGAAAGGCAAAAATGTATCGAGTGCGATATGACTTCTGGATCACCCCCGATTGCTCAATGATCGCCACCGTCAGTGGTGGTGAGGTCGCCAAACTTCCCTGTAAAGGGATCTGGCTTTATTCAAAATCTGCAGATGGTCGTATTCTCTGTACCACGAATGAAATCGGGGAGCAGGACATTTCCGGCGTCATGGAACAATCAACCTGGACAGATTACGGATTCAAAGAACTCCATAAAAAACATATGCAGAGGCTGAAAGAAATTGCGATTGAACCTTTTGAAGCAGACAAACCACTGGCTGGCTATTTCGAGATCAGAAAAATGAAAGCGGATCGACTCGTCAAAGTGAAGGACGCTTATTATACCGACGACGAGGGGCTGGTCTGGCGGTATACACTGAAAGGTGCACTCAAATTCTATTTTATCTCCCAATGGGTACGTCCGCTAAAACGTGGTTTACGTTCAATTGGTCTGGTTAAAGACTAACGCCGATGCAAACATATGACATGGCAGTCGTAGTGATAGATCATTTGTGTTGAATACGAGGACTGAAAACATCGAAGCTACCAACAGATTCAAGGTGATCGCGTGACAGTCGAAGACCAAACTCCGATCGTTGAACAACGACCGCGTCTGAGTTTTCGCCTTCGCTTACTCTTTGGTGTGGGCTGCCTGCTGCTGGCGATCGTTGTCGTCGCAATTTTGCGTCTTCCCCCCAAGCTTGAGGCAGGGCAGGTGATCGATCAGGTTGGCGTTTATCGCTTTCCTGCGGGCGGACATCAGTTGGAAATCAAAGAAACGGCGGACAACATCGTACACATCATGTTCCATCGGCGGATTATGGAGGTCGAACTTTTTTCCACCCCCATTTACTCAAGGTTAGCTGCAGACAGACCTATCACATTTGAAGCGGAACGGGACTGGTTTGTTTCTGTGGATCGCTATCAGCGACTTTGGATCTTTCGCGGACGCTGGGACAAAGAGTGGGGCGCACTACGTCCCATTCCTTCCGGGGGGACAGTTCCCTACGCACCCGCGATTCTCATGCAGGGCTCCTGGTTTTTACCAAGCGGCAAATTGGTAAT
This window of the Gimesia fumaroli genome carries:
- a CDS encoding pyridoxal-phosphate-dependent aminotransferase family protein, with protein sequence MITEHHLHSPIQPPRRTLMGPGPSDVSPSVLSAMASPTVGHLDPYFLQIMDEVQDMLRTLFHTTNELTLAVSGTGSAGMEACVVNLLEPGDKIVVCTNGVFGGRMADVASRIGAEVVQIERPFGEVFSVEEVGEVVKKEQPKVVGIVHAETSTGAVQSLKEISEVVHEADALLLVDCVTSLGGMPVKIDEWNIDAAYSGTQKCLSCPPGLAPVTFSSRATAAMDARKTKVSSWYLDMSMVRAYWGGSRAYHHTAPINMNFALHQALRLVLDEGMENRFSRHYANHCALKAGLQAMGIQFAVADDHQLPMLNAVKIPDGIDDATIRSQLLNWFGIEIGGGLGPMKGKTWRIGLMGESSQSSHVLLFLAALDQCLLHAGYQLTPGAGVAAANDFYRTTITD